One window from the genome of Salvia splendens isolate huo1 chromosome 9, SspV2, whole genome shotgun sequence encodes:
- the LOC121749495 gene encoding uncharacterized protein LOC121749495: protein MEPLTAPNPVKFSKALGMNFKAANSNGKIWFFVEEGADFEVVDDSDQIIHGKYLCPWLPCSIMVSAVYAKCTRGERVALWDKMREISVNTEGMPWVIGGDFNTILSTRDRAGSDTNRQTEMIDFAEAIEDCRLLDPGYDGSDFTWAKNGLFERLDRVLVNEPWARIFEAVTATNLPRVASDHCPVLVRCKLPSTHSGGSPIRFQNMWIRHDSFSDLVQEDWGKPTEAQGLLNLQIKLARIKKTLKKWNKEVFGNIHTNLRDFEEKIVKAQADFEERPSPENRMGINKLIAEYICLLRMEEDFWRQKTTLRWLTEGDKNTRFYQS, encoded by the coding sequence ATGGAACCACTCACGGCCCCAAATCCGGTGAAGTTTTCTAAAGCTTTGGGGATGAATTTTAAGGCAGCAAACTCCAACGGAAAGATATGgttttttgtggaggaaggggcGGATTTTGAGGTGGTGGACGACTCGGACCAAATAATCCACGGGAAATACCTTTGCCCGTGGCTACCTTGTTCCATTATGGTGTCGGCCGTGTACGCAAAGTGTACTAGGGGAGAACGAGTTGCGCTTTGGGACAAAATGAGAGAAATTTCAGTAAACACCGAAGGGATGCCTTGGGTCATTGGCGGGGATTTTAACACCATCCTCTCTACACGAGATAGGGCCGGAAGTGACACTAATCGACAAACGGAGATGATCGACTTCGCCGAAGCAATCGAGGACTGCAGACTACTTGACCCAGGCTATGACGGGTCGGACTTTacgtgggccaagaatggcctcttcGAAAGACTAGATCGGGTGTTGGTAAATGAACCGTGGGCCCGAATCTTTGAAGCGGTGACGGCAACAAACCTTCCGCGGGTGGCCTCGGATCATTGCCCGGTGCTGGTGCGGTGCAAGTTGCCAAGTACTCACTCCGGGGGCAGCCCCATCCGctttcaaaatatgtggatccGCCATGATAGCTTCAGTGATCTAGTTCAAGAAGATTGGGGCAAGCCGACGGAAGCACAAGGTCTTCTCAACCTCCAAATCAAACTTGCTAGAATCAAGAAAACCTTGAAGAAATGGAACAAGGAGGTCTTTGGGAATATCCACACTAATCTCAGGGACTTTGAAGAGAAAATTGTGAAGGCCCAAGCCGACTTTGAGGAGAGGCCTTCGCCGGAGAATAGGATGGGAATTAACAAACTcattgccgagtacatttgTCTCTTGAGAATGGAGGAAGATTTCTGGCGTCAAAAAACTACTCTCCGATGGCTCACGGAGGGAGATAAAAATACGAGATTCTATCAAAGTTAG